A stretch of DNA from Jiangella alba:
GCGAGGATGTCGTTCGCCGCGCACCAGGAGGTCAGCGTGGCCAGCAGGCGCGGATCGACCGGGGCCGTCACCTCGTACGAGCCGGGCGCCACCTCGCGCACCGCGGCGCCGTCCGGCAGCGCCGCCAGCAGCGACCCGACGTCCAGGCGGGGCGGGCCGCCGAAGCGGATGACGTCGTCGGAGACGCCGCTGGTCAGCTCCTGCGGCGTCCCCTCGGCGAGGACCCGGCCGGCGTCGATGATGACGACGTGGTCGGCGAGCCGCTCGGCCTCGTCGATGAGGTGCGTCGTCAGCACGACGGTGACCCCGGCCGCCCGCAGCTCGTCCAGCAACTGCCACGTCGCGCGGCGGCCCTGCGGGTCCAGCCCGGCGGTCGGCTCGTCGAGGAAGACCAGTTCCGGCCGGCCGACCAGCGCCGCCGCCAGCGCGACCCGCTGCCGCTCGCCACCGGACAGCCGCCGCAGCGGCGCCCGCCCGCGTGCCAGCGGCTCCAGGCCCAGCCGCGCCACCAGCATCGGGACGTCGAGCGGCGACGCGTGCAGCTTGGCCAGGTGAGCGAGCAGCTCGACCGGCCGCGCGCCGGGGTAGAAGCCGGCGCCGTCCTGCAGCATGACGCCCACCCGCGGCCGCAGGTCGGCGCCGTCGCGCCAGGGATCGAGCCCGAGCACGCGGACGGAGCCGGCGTCGGGGCGGCGGAAGCCCTCGCAGATCTCGACGGTCGTCGTCTTGCCGGCGCCGTTCGGGCCGAGGACGGCGGTGATCGTCCCGGCCGCCACCTGGAAGGACAGCCCGTCGACGGCGGTGACGGCGTTGTAGCGCTTGACCAGAGAGGCGATCTCGACGGCCGGCGCTGTGCTCATCCCGCGAGTCTCGCACGACCCGCCGGAGCCGCCGACGACCGGTCGAGCCGCCCGCATCCGCGCCAGCCGGGCAACCCGGCCCGGCAACCCGGCCCGGCAACCCGGCCCGGCAACCCGGCCCCGGGCAAGCCGGCCCGGCAACCCGGACCGAAGCCCCACCCGCACCCCCGAGAACCAAGGTAAGGCTGACCTGCGTGATGCATCGCACGATGAGGAGGTTGAGTCGGCGAATGAAAAAGAGCACGATGGTGTTGTGAAAAACGTGCGCGACGCTACCAGGGCACCGGGCGACGAGCCTGGCGTCCAGGAGGCGCATGCGCGCACCCGCGAGCGGGTCGCCCGCTCCATCCTCGAGAACGGCCCGTCGACGGCGGCCGCGTTGGGCGAGCGCCTGGGGCTGACCCCGGCGGCCGTCCGGCGCCACCTCGACACCCTGCTGGGCGACGGCGTCATCGAGTCCCGCGAAGAGCGAGTCTACGGCCACCGCGGCCGGGGCCGCCCGGCGAAGGTGTTCGTGCTGACGCCGGCCGGTCGCGACGCGTTCGAGCAGGCCTATGACGATCTCGCGGTCGGCGCGCTGAAGTTCCTCGCCGAGACCGGGGGAGAGCAGCTGGTCGCGGAGTTCGCACGTCGCCGGATCGCCGACCTCGAGGAGCGGTACCGCCCTATCATCGAGTCGGTACCTCCTGAGCAGCGCGCGGCCGCGCTCGCCGACGCCCTCAGCGCCGACGGGTACGCCGCGTCGGCCCAGGCGTCGCCGGTCAC
This window harbors:
- a CDS encoding ABC transporter ATP-binding protein, whose product is MSTAPAVEIASLVKRYNAVTAVDGLSFQVAAGTITAVLGPNGAGKTTTVEICEGFRRPDAGSVRVLGLDPWRDGADLRPRVGVMLQDGAGFYPGARPVELLAHLAKLHASPLDVPMLVARLGLEPLARGRAPLRRLSGGERQRVALAAALVGRPELVFLDEPTAGLDPQGRRATWQLLDELRAAGVTVVLTTHLIDEAERLADHVVIIDAGRVLAEGTPQELTSGVSDDVIRFGGPPRLDVGSLLAALPDGAAVREVAPGSYEVTAPVDPRLLATLTSWCAANDILAEGLQVGHRSLEDVYLELIGASAGRTAP
- a CDS encoding helix-turn-helix transcriptional regulator, whose amino-acid sequence is MRDATRAPGDEPGVQEAHARTRERVARSILENGPSTAAALGERLGLTPAAVRRHLDTLLGDGVIESREERVYGHRGRGRPAKVFVLTPAGRDAFEQAYDDLAVGALKFLAETGGEQLVAEFARRRIADLEERYRPIIESVPPEQRAAALADALSADGYAASAQASPVTGEQLCQHHCPVAHVAEQFPQLCEAETEAFARLLDTHVQRIATIAHGEGVCTTHIPRSGAAPGPGENERISQI